One window from the genome of Pseudomonas frederiksbergensis encodes:
- the fpr gene encoding ferredoxin-NADP reductase produces MSNMNHERVLSVHHWNDTLFSFKCTRDPGLRFENGQFVMIGLQQPNGRPLMRAYSIASPNWEEHLEFFSIKVPDGPLTSQLQHLKEGDEIIISKKPTGTLVLDDLKPGKHLYLLSTGTGLAPFMSVIQDPETYERFEKVILCHGVRYVNEVAYREFITEHLPQNEFFGEALREKLIYYPTVTREPFENEGRLTDLMRSGKLFRDIGLPPINPQDDRAMLCGSPSMLDETSEVLNSFGLTVSPRMREPGDYLIERAFVEK; encoded by the coding sequence ATGAGCAACATGAACCACGAGCGTGTCCTCAGTGTTCATCACTGGAACGACACTCTGTTCAGCTTCAAGTGCACCCGCGATCCGGGCCTGCGCTTCGAGAACGGTCAGTTCGTGATGATCGGCCTGCAGCAGCCCAACGGCCGCCCGCTTATGCGCGCTTACTCGATTGCCAGCCCGAACTGGGAAGAGCATCTCGAATTCTTCAGCATCAAGGTTCCCGACGGTCCGTTGACTTCCCAGTTGCAGCACCTGAAGGAAGGCGACGAGATCATCATCAGCAAGAAGCCTACCGGCACGCTGGTACTGGACGACCTCAAGCCTGGCAAGCATTTGTACCTGCTCAGCACCGGTACCGGCCTGGCGCCTTTCATGAGCGTCATCCAGGATCCAGAAACCTATGAGCGCTTCGAAAAGGTGATCCTGTGCCACGGCGTGCGTTACGTCAATGAAGTCGCCTATCGCGAATTCATCACCGAACACTTGCCACAGAACGAGTTCTTCGGCGAAGCGCTGCGTGAAAAGCTGATCTACTACCCGACCGTGACCCGCGAGCCGTTCGAGAACGAAGGCCGACTCACCGACCTGATGCGCAGCGGCAAGCTGTTCCGCGACATTGGCCTGCCACCGATCAACCCGCAGGATGACCGCGCGATGCTGTGCGGCAGCCCAAGCATGCTCGACGAGACCAGCGAAGTGCTCAACAGCTTCGGCCTGACCGTTTCGCCGCGTATGCGCGAGCCGGGTGACTACCTGATCGAGCGGGCGTTTGTAGAGAAGTAA
- a CDS encoding LysR family transcriptional regulator — MRFTLRQLQVFVAVAQQESVSRAAGLLNLSQSAASTSITELERQSSCQLFDRAGKRLSLNALGKQLLPQAVALLDQAKEIEDLLNGKSGFGSLAVGATLTIGNYLATLLIGGFMQRHPESQVKLHVQNTANIVHQVAHYEIDLGLIEGDCSHPDIEVQSWVEDELVVFCAPQHPLAKRGQATMEELTHEAWILREQGSGTRLTFDQAMRHHRSALNIRLELEHTEAIKRAVESGLGIGCISRLALRDAFRRGSLVAVETPDMDLARQFYFIWHKQKYQTSAMREFLDLCRAFTAGVQRSDEIVLPAIA; from the coding sequence ATGCGATTTACTCTACGTCAACTTCAAGTCTTCGTCGCCGTCGCCCAGCAGGAAAGCGTGTCCCGTGCCGCGGGCCTGCTCAATCTGTCGCAATCGGCCGCCAGCACCTCCATCACTGAATTGGAGCGCCAATCCAGCTGCCAACTGTTCGATCGGGCCGGCAAGCGCCTGAGCCTCAACGCCTTGGGCAAGCAGTTGCTGCCCCAAGCCGTGGCGCTCCTGGACCAGGCCAAGGAGATCGAAGACTTGCTCAACGGCAAATCCGGTTTCGGCTCACTGGCGGTCGGCGCCACGCTGACCATTGGCAATTACCTGGCGACCCTGCTGATCGGTGGCTTCATGCAGCGTCATCCGGAAAGCCAGGTGAAGCTGCACGTGCAAAATACTGCCAATATCGTGCACCAGGTTGCCCATTATGAAATTGATCTGGGTCTAATCGAAGGCGACTGCAGCCATCCAGACATCGAGGTACAGAGCTGGGTCGAAGACGAATTGGTGGTATTCTGCGCGCCCCAGCATCCATTGGCCAAGCGTGGACAGGCGACCATGGAGGAGTTGACCCACGAGGCCTGGATCCTCCGTGAACAGGGTTCCGGAACGCGACTGACCTTCGACCAGGCCATGCGCCATCACCGCAGCGCACTGAATATTCGCTTGGAGCTGGAACACACCGAAGCGATCAAGCGCGCCGTGGAATCAGGCCTGGGGATTGGCTGCATCTCGCGCCTGGCCCTGCGTGACGCTTTCCGCCGCGGCAGTCTCGTCGCCGTGGAAACCCCGGACATGGACCTGGCGCGGCAGTTCTACTTCATCTGGCACAAGCAGAAATACCAGACCTCGGCCATGCGTGAATTCCTCGATCTCTGCCGGGCATTCACCGCAGGGGTCCAGCGCAGCGACGAGATCGTCCTGCCTGCCATCGCCTGA
- a CDS encoding diacylglycerol kinase codes for MSPFKGQTGLKRILNASGYSLDGLRAAFVGEAAFRQLVLLNVILIPLSFFLDVSRVEQALLIAVCLLALIVELLNSAVEAAIDRISLERHPLSKNAKDMGSAAQFVALTMIALVWGLVLL; via the coding sequence ATGTCACCTTTCAAGGGCCAAACCGGCCTGAAACGCATCCTCAATGCCTCCGGCTATTCCCTGGACGGGCTGCGTGCAGCTTTTGTAGGCGAAGCGGCGTTCCGTCAATTGGTCCTGCTCAACGTTATCCTGATCCCTTTGTCGTTTTTCCTGGATGTCAGTCGCGTCGAGCAGGCACTGTTGATCGCGGTGTGCCTGCTGGCCTTGATCGTGGAGTTGCTCAACTCGGCGGTGGAGGCGGCCATCGACCGCATTTCCCTCGAGCGGCACCCGTTGTCGAAGAACGCCAAGGACATGGGCAGCGCCGCCCAGTTCGTCGCCCTGACGATGATTGCCTTGGTCTGGGGTTTGGTACTGCTCTGA
- the erdR gene encoding response regulator transcription factor ErdR, with protein MATYEILIADDHPLFRSALHQAVTLGLGSDVRLTEVASIAELEARLAEKADWDLVLLDLNMPGAYGFSGLVLLRGQYPQIPVVMVSAQEEASVMVKAREFGASGFIPKSSSLEMIQRAVKAVLDGDVSWPPQAFEAVSVSEEAKAASEGLASLTPQQFRVLTMVCEGLLNKQIAYELNVSEATIKAHVTAIFRKLNVRTRTQAALLLQQLESISPQS; from the coding sequence ATGGCCACATACGAAATCCTGATTGCCGATGACCATCCGCTTTTTCGCAGTGCGTTGCATCAGGCGGTGACCCTGGGCCTTGGTTCAGATGTCCGGTTGACGGAGGTGGCCAGCATCGCGGAATTGGAAGCCCGGCTGGCGGAAAAGGCCGATTGGGACTTGGTTCTGCTCGACCTGAACATGCCCGGCGCGTATGGTTTTTCAGGCCTGGTGCTATTGCGTGGGCAGTACCCGCAGATTCCGGTGGTGATGGTCTCGGCCCAGGAAGAGGCCTCGGTGATGGTCAAGGCCCGCGAATTCGGTGCCAGCGGGTTCATCCCCAAATCCAGTTCCCTGGAAATGATTCAACGGGCAGTGAAGGCCGTGCTCGATGGCGATGTTTCCTGGCCGCCGCAGGCGTTCGAAGCGGTGAGTGTGTCCGAGGAAGCCAAGGCCGCCAGCGAAGGCCTGGCCAGCCTGACGCCGCAGCAGTTCAGGGTGCTGACCATGGTGTGCGAGGGACTGTTGAACAAGCAGATCGCATATGAGCTGAATGTGTCGGAGGCCACCATCAAAGCTCACGTTACGGCGATCTTTCGTAAATTGAACGTGCGCACCCGGACCCAGGCCGCCTTGTTGTTGCAACAACTTGAGTCAATATCGCCCCAATCGTAG
- a CDS encoding tRNA-uridine aminocarboxypropyltransferase, whose protein sequence is MSLVSNAVARLRDQRVDEGIKPLQARGWRAPRCGACRVIESHCLCAWRPSVETRSGVCLIMTNKEVFKPSNTGWLIADVVRDNHAFIWSRTDVNEQLLALLNDPQWQPYLVFPGEYVEPSRVTHTVDLAQGKRPLFILLDATWTEARKMFRKSPYFDRLPILSLLPDKLSRYRLRRSTRSEHLCTAEVAALCLELAGDSDAASALDAYFDVFSQHYLGAKRQQEVDVSTPAHAELLPFVRSAQELLA, encoded by the coding sequence ATGAGCCTTGTTTCCAACGCCGTAGCCCGTTTGCGCGACCAGCGCGTCGATGAAGGCATCAAGCCGCTCCAGGCCCGAGGGTGGCGCGCGCCCCGTTGCGGCGCGTGTCGGGTAATCGAAAGTCATTGCCTGTGCGCCTGGCGTCCAAGTGTCGAGACCCGCTCCGGCGTTTGCCTGATCATGACCAATAAAGAAGTCTTCAAGCCGAGCAACACGGGTTGGCTGATTGCCGATGTGGTGCGCGATAACCATGCCTTCATCTGGTCGCGTACCGACGTCAATGAGCAACTGCTGGCGTTGTTGAACGACCCGCAATGGCAACCGTACCTGGTGTTCCCGGGGGAATATGTCGAGCCGTCGCGGGTTACGCACACGGTTGACCTCGCCCAGGGCAAGCGTCCCTTGTTCATCCTGCTGGATGCCACTTGGACCGAAGCGCGGAAGATGTTCCGCAAGAGTCCCTATTTTGATCGGCTGCCCATCTTGAGCCTGCTACCCGACAAGCTGTCGCGCTACCGCTTGCGGCGCTCGACCCGCAGTGAGCATCTGTGCACCGCCGAGGTCGCGGCGCTGTGCCTGGAATTGGCGGGGGATAGCGACGCGGCATCGGCCCTGGACGCCTATTTCGATGTCTTCAGCCAGCATTACCTGGGCGCCAAGCGCCAGCAGGAAGTGGATGTGTCGACGCCAGCCCATGCCGAATTACTGCCCTTTGTCCGCTCGGCTCAAGAACTGTTGGCCTAA
- a CDS encoding quorum-sensing-regulated virulence factor family protein gives MLRLIVPTVAVLLATSISAQAASLKELELNKMLQNVAKESSVGTPRAINEEILDQGYTVEGTELINHLSVQSSHAQKMRADPKAVYFQLGSTVCTNPGFRKLMAKGATMRYEFTEVKTNRPVATERFQESDCPKPAKTKK, from the coding sequence ATGCTGCGCCTTATCGTTCCAACCGTTGCCGTTCTGCTGGCGACGTCCATCAGCGCTCAGGCCGCGTCGCTGAAAGAACTCGAGCTGAACAAGATGCTGCAGAACGTTGCCAAGGAAAGCAGCGTAGGCACGCCGCGGGCGATCAACGAAGAAATTCTCGATCAGGGCTACACCGTCGAAGGTACCGAACTGATCAACCATCTCAGCGTGCAAAGCAGTCATGCCCAGAAAATGCGCGCGGATCCCAAGGCGGTCTATTTCCAACTGGGCTCCACGGTGTGCACCAACCCGGGTTTCCGCAAGCTGATGGCCAAAGGCGCGACCATGCGCTACGAGTTCACCGAAGTGAAGACCAACCGCCCGGTTGCCACCGAACGCTTCCAGGAATCGGATTGCCCGAAACCGGCCAAGACCAAGAAATAA